From the genome of Nocardia mangyaensis:
GGCTGGAAGCTCGCGGACGGCAGCCGAGATCTGCTCGACACCTACGAGACCGAGCGCAGACAGGTGGCGGCACGCGTTCTCGGCATCAGCACCGCATTGCTCCGCAAGCACACCGAGGGCGACGAGGACGCCCACCGCCGCGGTGACGAAACCCGGCAACTCGACATCAGCTACCGCGAACCCGGCCTCACCGCCCGCCTCACCACGGGCGACCGGGCACCGGACGCGCCGCTGTGGGACTCCGCGGGCCGCCCGATCCGGCTGTTCGATCTGTTTCGCGGACCGCATGCCACGCTCCTGTGCTTCGACTGCCAGGCCCCGGCACCCACAGCGCAAACCCACGCATGGACGATCCTGGGGCCGGATTCGAGCTCCCCCGAAGCTGTGCGCACGAACAACGCTGCCCGCCACGTCACCGACATCGACGGCTACGCCTTCGCCGCATACGACGCCTCGCCCGGCGACCGCATCCTCATTCGCCCAGACGGTCACCTGGCGTGAGATCCGCCGCTCCACACCGGAAGCAGCCAGCGCCCCGCGCGGGGACCTGCGGGGGCGGTCAGCAGGGTCAACCCTGCCCGGAGATGTCCGCGGCGGGCGAAGCGGCCAGGAAGGTCGGCAGCAGGTTCCCGGGGACCGGGTCGGTGGTCGACGGGGTTGCGTCACTGTTGCGCGGTGCGCTGAACAAAGGTATCGGTGTGCTGTCGGCGGTGGCCGGGTGTGGGTCGTTCATCGGTGTGTTCCCCTGCGTTCGTAGGCTGAGCCGTGCTGTCGTCCAGCGTAGCGGTGATCGCCGACACCGCTCGGCCTCGGTCGCGCGCAACGCCGTTGGTGTGCCGTTATTCGGCCGCTCCGGTGATGTTGCGGGCCATCCCACCGAAGATCACCGCGTGGAACGGGCTCAGGGCCTTCCAATAGAGATGTCCGGCCAGTCCGTGTGGTTCGAACAGGGCGCGCTGCCGGTAGTGCGCACCACCGTCGGCAGTCGGGGTGACCGACAGTTCGAGCCAGCCTCGACCGGGGACGCGCATCTCCGCGCGCAACCGCAACAGTCGTCCGCGTTCGAGGTGCTCGACTCGCCACCAATCCAGCGCTTCGCCCACGTGCAGGCGGTGGGGGTCGCGTCGGCCGCGTCGCAGGCCGACTCCGCCCAGCGCCCGGTCGATCCAGCCGCGCAACGCCCAGGCCAGCGGAAAGGAGTACCAGCCGTGTTCTCCTCCCACGGCTTCCACGACTGCCCACAGGGTCGCGGGGTCGGCGGTCGTATCGCGTTCTCGCACATCGCTGTACAGCGATCCACCGGACCATGCGGGATCGGTGGGCAGTGGATCCGACGGGGCGTCGGGCAGGCCCGCGTCCGACCACCGGGTGGGCACATCGCGATCGCGAATGCGGTGCAGTGCCAGGCTCACCGCGTCGGCGTAGGGGATGAGCCCCGCCGAGGGGTCCGGGATGTGGTCGGCGATGCGATGGTCTTCGCACACCACGTCGTTGATGAGCGACTCCATGAGTGGCACGGCGATGGCACGGGGAACCGGGGTGACCAGGTTGACCCACTGCGCCGAGAGCCACGGGGTGAGCACGGGCACGGGCATGATCACCCGGCGAGGCAGGCCCGCGGCCTCGGCGTAGCCCCGCATCATGCCCTCGTAGGTGAGGACGTCGGGTCCGCCGATGTCGAAGGCGTCGTTCACCGTGCCGGGCAGTTCGGCGGCGTGCACCAGATAGTGCAGGACATCGCGAACCGCGATGGGCTGGATTCGGCTGCGTACCCACCGCGGCGTCACCATGACGGGCAGCCGCTCGGTCAGATACCGGAGCATCTCGAAGCTGGCCGAGCCGGAGCCGATGATGACCGCCGCGCGCAGCACCACGGCGGGAGTCGCCGCGCGGAGCAGGATCTCGCCCACCTCGGCGCGCGAGGCCAGGTGGCGCGACAGCTCCTGGCCGGTGGGCGTGATGCCGCCCAGGTACACCGATCTGGTCAGACCGGCGCGTTCGGATTCCGCGGCGACCAGTGTCGCGGCCTCGCGATCCACGTTCTCGAAATCGGCGCGGCTCAGCGAATGGACCAGGTAATAGAGGACTTCCTGCCCGGCCAGAGCGGCACGGACGTCGTCGACGCGGGTGACGTCACCGCGCACCACGTCGACCTGCTCGCGCCACGCCGCGTCGACGAGTTTGCCCGGATCGCGAGCCAGAACGCGGACGGTGTGGCCGGCATCGAGCAGTTCCGGCACGAGTCGGCCACCGAGGTATCCGGTGGCGCCGAACACTACACAGCGCATACGAGATCACTCCTGTCCGAGGATGGACGTGCGGTATGGCGCGGAGGGCGGCGGATGACCGGTCCGGGAACACTCGACGCCACGCGACCGGTCAGAGCCCGGTTGCCGACAACGCATCGACTGCCTCCTCCAGTGAGCCGAGGCACCGACGGCCCTCGGGGGTATCTCGCCAACCTGGACCAGCGGGTACCACCCTGCCATGCCGAGCGTCGATCGCGCCGAGTGTCGCTGTCCTCGACGTCTGCGACCACAGCACGACGACGGCCGGCCGAGACCTCCGGGACAACGCTTGAGCGAGCGCGTCACCGGGGACATTCGCACCGAGGAGGAGTGCGGCCACTCCCCGCTCGGCCAACGCGGCCCGCAACACCTCCAAGGGGAGCACATGGTGTTCGCCCTCGGTGCAGGCCAGGACCACGACCGGCTCCCGGTCGACTTCGGTCAGCGGCGGCACGCATCGGTGCAGGCTCGTGGTGATCGCCCACGACATCAGGTGCTCGACGTCGATGTAGCCGTGTCCCCGCTGCTGCTCGGCCACGATGTGCTCGAAAGCGGGGCGGCAGAGACTGTTCCAGGTCGGAATCACGCCGTGATGAGTCACATGGGCCGAAATCAGGTCCAGCAGCCGGGACACGTTCATGTGCTCCGCCGCGGCGATCACCGGGCCGACTTCGCCGGGCACGGGGGCGGGCGCCAGCACGGCCCGTGCCGCCTGGGCCGCACTCGCCGGCGTTGCTCCGGCCTGGACCAGGTCCACCATTCTGGTGGCCACAGCCAGATCGGCCGCCGTGTAGAGGCGGTGCCGACCCGCCAGATGGCGACGCGGCCCGAGGTCGTATCGCCGGTTCCAGCTGCGCAGGGTGGCGACGGGGATTCCCAACATGCGCGCCACCGTCCCGACGGTGAACTCCGTGGTCACCGGTGGAGAACCCTCCGGCCCGGGTGTCATGGCCTGCCCGCGCCCCGTGTGGTCACCGGGATGCTTCCGCGATGCTCGTAGACGGCGGCGGCCAGGCACAACAGTCCCCACCCCGAGGTGACTGCGAGTGTCTTGCCCCGCTCGGGCCGACCTTTCAACGCGTGGCCGAACACCACGGTGTCGGCGACATCGGAGCCGACCCGCACGAGCGCTGCCACCGCGCGAGCACGCGGACCGGCGGCTGTCGCCAGCGCGATCCCGGAGAGCACATCGCGCAGGGCGACCGAACGGGCCAGCGTGCGCAGTTCCGGTTCCGCGCCGGTGCCGAGACCGCTGGGACGCAGGAGTATCGCGGGCCGTACGGTGACGGCGGCCCCGTAGGCCGCGGTCGCGATACCGAGGATTCGCGCCGGTGTCGTGGCGTTCATCGGGTCACCTCCGTGTCGAGTTCGGCCGCGCCCCGGTGGCGCAGGACCAGTTGCAAGGTGTCGAGATATCCCGAGCGGAATCCGGCTTCGGAGTAGGCGAGGTAGAGCCGCCACATCCGCTGGAACACCTCGTCGAAACCGAGCGCGCCGACCTGATCGGCGGCAGCGGTGAAGCGGTCCTGCCACAGCCGGAGCGTGTGCGCGTAGTGCTGCCCCATCGCCGCCCGATCCACGAGCTCGAGGTCGGTATGGCGCGAGACCAGGTCGGCCAGGAGTTCCTCCGACGGCAGGAACCCGCCGGGGAAGATGTATTTCTGCACCCAGGTGTGGGTCACCCGACCGGCCCGCATCCGGTCGTGCGGCATGGTGATGACCTGCAGCGCCACCCGACCGCCGGTGGCGAGGGCCCGTTCGAGGACCGTCAGATAGCTCGGCAGGTACTCATACCCCACCGCTTCGATCATCTCCACCGAGACCACCGCGTCGTATCGGCCGTCGACCTCACGGTAGTCGCGGAGTTCGATGGTCACCTGGTCGGTGAGGCCGGCTTCGGCCACCCGTGCCAGCGCCAGTCGCTGCTGTCGCGCCGACAGCGTGATCGAGTGGACGGTCGCGCCCCGCTGCGCGGCCCGGATGGCGAGTTCGCCCCAGCCGGTGCCGATTTCGAGCACCGAGGTTCCGGCGCCGACTTCGGCGGCATCGAGCAGTCGGTCGATCTTCGCGCGCTGGGCCGTGGCGAGATCAGCCCATACCGGGGCGGGGGTGAGCTGGTCGAACAGTGCCGACGAGTAGGTCATGGTCTCGTCGAGGAACAGCGCGAAGAAGTCGTTGGACAGGTCGTAGTGGTGCGCGGCGTTGCTGCGGGCTCCGGCTGTGGTCGCGCGAGTTCGAGCGGGTTGTCCCGGCAGGACCAGTGACCGCAGCCCCTGCAACGGCGCGGGAACGAGCTGCCGCAGGTCAGCGGCCAGCACGGTGAGCACTGCGGCCGGATCCGGTGCCGACCACTCCCCCATCATGTACGACTCACCGAACCCGATCAGTCCGGTGGTACCGATGCGAGTGGCGAAGGCGCGCGGGTCGTGCAGCACCATCAGCGGGGCGAACGGGTCGTCGGCCCCACCGCCGAAGATCGTGCCGTCGGGCAACTCGACGCGCAGCGCAAGCCGTTGCACCGCACGGCGGAACAGGGCCTCGACGACCAGGCGGCCCGCACCGGCGCGAAGTCCGCCCGGCACCGCAGTCAGGTGCGCCCATCGCTCGGCGCTCGGCGCGACGGTCGCGGGCTGAGTACCGCACGAGGAGATGGTCATGACAGAGCCTCCTGGGAAAGACGCCGATCCCGCGGCACGACCGGCAGGCCACGGCGCCACAGCCGCAGGCCCTGCCATCGGATTCGCGCGGCGATGCGCCAGGTTTCGAAAGGGTGGGCCAGGATCGCGCGGGCGACGGTCCGGCGGGTCGCGGGCAGAACGAGCCCGCGGACGGTGGCTTCGAAGGTGGTCCGGCCGTCCGGTTCCTCCAGGGCGATGGCCAGCTGTAACCGGTCCTCGGGAACGGGCAGTCGCAACCGGTAACGCCCGGCCACCGGGTTGAAGGGTGAGACGTAGAATTGCTTGGCGACCACGGGATTCGCCTCGGGCGAGACGAGGTAGCGGTGCCGTTCACCATAGGTGTTGTGCACTTCGGCGATCACGCAGCGCAACGCGCCGGTGTCGTCGTGGCACCAGAACACGGTCAGTGGATTGAAGACGTAGCCGAACACCCGCGCGTTGGCGAGCATCAGAATCTGGCCACCGCGCAGGTCGATGCCCTGACCGGCCAGGTAGTCCACCACGTTGGCGCGCACACTGGCCGACGGGTCACCGAGATGATCGCGCGCGGCGAAACCCGCGAACGGCCGCAACAACCATCCCGGGGTCGGCATCTCGTCGAGATCGACGAGCCAGCTGTAGCTGCGATAGGCGAAAAGGTGCCGCACCGGCTCGCGGCGGGAGTGCCGGATCACCGTGCGGACCAGTCGCGCCCGCGTCATGTCCTCGCCGCCCGGATGGCGCTGATGCCGATCGAGGGACGGGTATCCCACTGTCCACCGACGCGTTCGGCGGCGCGCAATCCCGACAGCGCGCCATCCTCGTGGAATCCCCAGCCGTGATACGCGCCGGCGAAGGCCAGGGTGTGGTCACCGATGCTGGGCAGTCGACGCCGGGCCACCATCGAGCGCGGGGTGTACTGCGGGTGTTCATAGGTCATCGTGGCCAGGACCGCCTCGGGTGCCACGCGGTCGGCGTCGCCGAGGGTCACCAGGAACCGACGGTCGGCGTCGGCGGGCAGACGTTGCAGGCGGGTCAGGTCGTAGCTCACGAGCACGTGGTCGGGCGTGGCATCGCACTGCGGCAGACGGTAGTTCCAGGACGCCCGGGCGCCGCTGCGCCGCGGTAGCACCGTGTCGTCGGTGTGCAGGACGGTGTGATTGGTCGAATAGGTCAGGTCGGTGAGGATCTCGGATTCTGCGGGGGTCGGTGCGTCGAGCAGCCGCAGCGCCTGGGCGGGATGGGTGGCGACCACGGCAGCGTCGAAGTGGTCGACTCGATCGGCGTCGTCGCGGACGATGACCGATTCCCCCACGCGGTGGGCGGTGCGCACCGGCACTCCCGCCCGGACCTCGTGTACACCTGCCGCGATCGCTCGTACGTAGGTGCCCGAGCCACCGGACACCGTCCGCCAGGTCGGTGAGCCGAACACGGTGAGCATGCCGTGGTGATCGAGGAAGGTGAACAGGTAGCGGGCGGGATAGCTCAGCGCGAGGTGCGGAGGGCAGGACCAGACCGCGGCCACCAGCGGGACCAGGAAATGCGCGGTGAAGTAGGCGGAGAACGCACCGTCCCGCACGAACGCGCCCAGGGTGCGCAGTTCGTCGCCGTCGGTGTCGAGTTCGGCGCGGGCGAGTCGGTGGAAGCGGGTGACCTCACCGAGCATTCGCAGGTAGGGGCCATTGGCCAGCACCCGGGGGGTCGCGACGATCCCACGGAGCCCTTTCCCACCCGCGTATTCGAGCCCGCAGCCGTCGCAGCGGATCGACATCGACATGTCGGAGTCCTGCGTGCGGACCCCCACTTCGTCGAACAATCGCAGCAGGGTGGGGTAGGTGCGATCGTTGTGCACGATGAAGCCGGAGTCCACGCCGAGCCACTGCCCCGAGCCATCGGCGCGGGAGTTGAGGCGGTGGGTGTGGGCGTGCCCGCCGAGGCGCGAATCCGCCTCGTAGAGAACCACTTCGCAGGTGCGGGCCAGCACCCAGGCCGCGGTCAGGCCGGCGACCCCGCTGCCGATCACCGCGACGCGACGCCGATCACCGGTCATCCCCGGCACCGCGATTCGTCTGCGCCGTCGGCGCGCTGCCGCGCACACGACGTGGCGACAGCGGCGAGCCTTCCTCGCCTACTGGGTAAGGGGGCGGTCATGGTCGTCCTCCAGCGCTCGGTCGAGCCGGTGGACTGTCCGACTCCTGCCTTTGACGGTAGCATGTAAACGATGCACAAACGATGCATCACTCCGAGATCAGTACGACCCAACAGGGGCGACCGATGACCGACCACCTGCCCACCCACCTCGACACCGCACTGGACCGCTCCGTCGTCCTCGGCTACAGCCGGATCGGCTTCCGATTGCGCAGCCGAGCGTGGTCCCCACTGCCGCCGCAGGCGCTGAAGGGCCGAAACGCCCTGGTCACCGGCGCCAACTCCGGCATCGGCAAGGCCATCGCCACCGGGTTGGCCGACCTCGGCGCCACGGTCACCTTGGCGGTGCGCGACACCACACGCGGCGACGCTGCGGCGGCCGAGATCGTCGCGGCCGTTCCCGAAGCGGCGATCGGGGTGCAACGGTGCGATGTCGCCGATCTCGCGGATGTGCGCAGATTCGCCGCCGATTTCCTCGAACGGACCGATCGATTGGATGTGCTCATCCACAACGCGGGGGTCATGCCGAGTTCCCGGACCGAGAGCGAGCAGGGGCACGAGCTCTGCCTGGCCACCCACGTGCTCGGACCGATCCTGCTCAACGAACTGCTCTCCCCCGCGTTGGCCCGCGCCGCGGGCGCACAGGTGATCCTGATGTCCTCGGGCGGCATGTACACCCAGGCCCTGCACCTCGACGATCTCGAATACCGCGCGGACGACTACCGCGGCGCCACCGCCTATGCGCGTTCGAAGCGGATGCAGGTCGCGCTGACTCCGGTACTTGCCGACCGCTACGCCGAAGACGGCATTTCCGTCTCCAGCATGCACCCCGGCTGGGTGGACACACCGGGTGTGGCCACCTCGCTGCCGAGGTTTCGCACCCTCACCCGCCCGCTGCTGCGCTCGCCCGCCGAAGGCGCGGACACCGCGATCTGGCTCGCCGCCACCGAGGGATTACCCGCCGGCCGGTTCTGGCACGACCGGCAGATCCGGCCCGAGCACTACCTTCGGCGCACGCACGAGAAGCCGACGGACCGGGACAGCCTGTGGCAGTTCTGTGCCGCCGCGACCGGGGTCACGCTCAGGTAGATCCACAACCGGGAAGGCGCCGTAGACGAGGCGGCCGATCAGCCGGATTGTGATTCATGTTCGATGCACTGCCGCGATGGCGGATGGCACCCGCACCGCCACCGGAGGGCACCATGCTGGTCAGACGTCGGTGCCGCCGCCCGGCTCCTTGTCGGCATGTCCGATTCTGCGCGGCTTCACCCTGGGGCGAGGGCCCGCGGACCAAGCACTCGCCCCGCCGCGTTTCCGACGGGAAGCGTCCAGGTCGATGACGTTCCGTTCGTGCTCGGCGTTCCCCTTCGCCTGCGCCGCGGTATCGACCGGCCAGGCACCTGTTTCCCCCTGCAACTCCGCGCGCGTCACCGGACGGGTCGGCGCCGGATCGTACACAGTCTCCGGGGACCAGGGACGACGCTGGGCGTCGCCGACATCCTCTCGCCCTCGCCGCGGCCGCTTCGGCAGCCGCACGACATTCGACGCCCCGCCCCCGCCCGCACCGGAAACGTCCTCGGCGGCCTTCATCTCGTCCCGCTTCCGACGCAGGAGCTCCACCGCGTCGTATCGACTTCCACCAGGTCCCATCGAGGACCCCGTACCGACTTCCTGATCCGACATCGAACTAGCCGCGGACAGGGGTCGCGGCACTCGTCGATCTCGCAGCCGCCAGCACCCCGATCATGGTTTCAGGTCTATCGTTCACCTCCACATTGTGCCTCGAGCCCCCCTCCGGCGTCTGCGCCCGTCCCGACGGTGCACCGCGTCCGCTCGGATGCGGCGGGTCGTCAGCCCGGATTCATCGAGACGGCCTTGGGATAGAGGTAGCTCTCCACGTGTTCACGGCCGACCGCGGGTTCGACAGCGACGAGATCGACCGCCTGGTGTCCACCGACGCGGTCTACCCCACAGAGATCTTGCTTGCCGCGCGAACCGCTGACAGAGACCGGTGGGTGCCGCTCCGGCAGGTAGGTATCGTGACGTGATCCGCCCGCGATCGTTCAGGAGCGCCGACACGCATGCGCAGTGACATCTTCCACGCGAACAATTCGGCCCAGCCGGCGACCCAGCTCGGTCTCACGCTGCAGCACTCGAGGTGCGTGAAGGCGTGTGTCAACGGGGAGGTGTACGCCCGCCAAGGCTCCATGATCGGCTACCGCGGGCAATTCGCGTTCGAGGTCAAGGGCCAAGGGCTGGGCAACCTGGTCAAGCGGTTCGCGACCGGTGAGGGTGTGCCGTTGATGAGCTGCCGAGGTCAGGGTGAGATCTGGTTCGCCCACCATGCCTCGGAGTGCTTTCTGATCGACCTCGATCCCGGCGACGCGCTGTCGATCAACGGCAAACACATTCTGGCCTACGAGCCCTCGCTCGGCTACGAGATCCAGATGGTCTCCGGCGCCGGCGCTTTCGTCGGCGGCGGATTGTTCAACTGTGTCTTCCAAGGGCAGGGTCGGCTGGCGATCACCAGCCACGGTCAGCCGATCGTCATCCCCGTCAACCCCCAGCAACCGGTGTTCGCCGATTCCGACGCCCTGATCGGCTGGTCCTCGGGCCTGCAAACCTCCATCGTGCGCACCCAGAGTTTTGGGTCGATGCTGCGCGGCGGCTCCGGCGAGGTGGCACAGGTGCGATTCGACGGGGCGGGGTTCGTCATTCTCCAACCCTCGGAATCCAACTTCGGGGCGACAGCCTCGAGATAGCCGCGCACGTCGTGGTGGTGGTGCCGCTCGGGCACAGACAGGGTGCCACGGGAAAACCTGCGAAGTGGTCTGTGTCACTTCTCACGCTTGCGAACTCGCCGTTGTGTGTCCTCCACTCGCGGCGCTGCTCGCAGTTCTCGCGCGCATGGGCAATTGTGCCTATAGGCGTGTGACCTGGTGCTGCGTAGCGTCATCGGTGTGTTCAATCCTTGTGTAGCGCGTCGTCCCCGATCTCGGGTCCTGCTGAGCGCCTTGTCGATTCCGCTGGCGTTCACGCTGTTCGGGTGCAACGCGTCGATCTCGATCGGCGGGCCGGACTACGCGAAGCTCGAGCAGAACATCGCCACGGAACTGGACAAGGCCTACGCCTCGATGTCGCGTCAGGTCGATTCCGTCGAATGTCCACGCCTGGCCGACGACCCGGTGGCCGGCGACACCTTCGTCTGCCTCGCCGATCTCGACGGCAACGATGTGCGCGTCGATGTGCAGGTCGAAGACGACGACGGTGGGGTGAAGTTCACGACGCGCGACATCGCGTTCGACCTCGCCGCCACCGCGAACGGCCTCACCACCGATGTTTCCGATCAGATGGGCTTCCCGGTGACGGTGGACTGCGGTCGAGGACTGAAAATCGTCGAGGTCGGTAGCACTTTCACCTGCACAGCGCTCGACACCAAGGGCGGCTCGGCGACCGTCGAGATGACCGCGCGCCACGAAGGCGCCAGCAGCTGGCAACTCGTGGAGTGACGCCCGGCACGCTGACCGGCGCCGACCCGGCCGGTGGGTTAGCCTGCCAGCGATATGGCTGGCATCACAGGACGAGCCGAACTCGCCGAAGCGCTCACCGTCGCATGGAACAGCGCCTGCGCGGGTGCGGGACGGGTGATCGTGCTGCTCGGCGAACCCGGTATCGGTAAGTCGAGCATGCTGTCCTGGCTGGCCGAACAGACCGGTGATCGCGCCCGGCTCGTCGCCTGCCGTGCCGGCGATATCGGCGAGCCGATGTCGACCGCCGCCGACGTCGCCGTCGCGCTGCGCGGCGACGCGCGGCCGGTGACCGCGCAGATCGACCCGCTGCGCGCCGCCGATCTCTTGGCCGCCGCGGTGGCCGCGGCCACCGCGGCGGGTCCGGTGGCCCTGCTCATCGACGACATCCACGACGCCGATCCGGCCAGTCGAACCGCGCTCAACCTGATGTTGCGCCGGACCAGCTGGGGTCCGGTCCTGGTCATCGTCACGGGACGGCCGGTGCCCTCGGTGGTGACTTTCGCCGAAGGGTTCCAGGTGCGGCGGCTGGCTGGTCTCGACGCGGCGAGTGCGCTGACCGTGCTACGCGATGCCTGTCCGGCGCCGATCGACGACGCGGTGGCGCAGCGCCTGCTCGCTGTCTCGGCGGGCAATCC
Proteins encoded in this window:
- a CDS encoding SDR family oxidoreductase; amino-acid sequence: MRCVVFGATGYLGGRLVPELLDAGHTVRVLARDPGKLVDAAWREQVDVVRGDVTRVDDVRAALAGQEVLYYLVHSLSRADFENVDREAATLVAAESERAGLTRSVYLGGITPTGQELSRHLASRAEVGEILLRAATPAVVLRAAVIIGSGSASFEMLRYLTERLPVMVTPRWVRSRIQPIAVRDVLHYLVHAAELPGTVNDAFDIGGPDVLTYEGMMRGYAEAAGLPRRVIMPVPVLTPWLSAQWVNLVTPVPRAIAVPLMESLINDVVCEDHRIADHIPDPSAGLIPYADAVSLALHRIRDRDVPTRWSDAGLPDAPSDPLPTDPAWSGGSLYSDVRERDTTADPATLWAVVEAVGGEHGWYSFPLAWALRGWIDRALGGVGLRRGRRDPHRLHVGEALDWWRVEHLERGRLLRLRAEMRVPGRGWLELSVTPTADGGAHYRQRALFEPHGLAGHLYWKALSPFHAVIFGGMARNITGAAE
- a CDS encoding MerR family transcriptional regulator, which encodes MTTEFTVGTVARMLGIPVATLRSWNRRYDLGPRRHLAGRHRLYTAADLAVATRMVDLVQAGATPASAAQAARAVLAPAPVPGEVGPVIAAAEHMNVSRLLDLISAHVTHHGVIPTWNSLCRPAFEHIVAEQQRGHGYIDVEHLMSWAITTSLHRCVPPLTEVDREPVVVLACTEGEHHVLPLEVLRAALAERGVAALLLGANVPGDALAQALSRRSRPAVVVLWSQTSRTATLGAIDARHGRVVPAGPGWRDTPEGRRCLGSLEEAVDALSATGL
- a CDS encoding SAM-dependent methyltransferase, with product MTISSCGTQPATVAPSAERWAHLTAVPGGLRAGAGRLVVEALFRRAVQRLALRVELPDGTIFGGGADDPFAPLMVLHDPRAFATRIGTTGLIGFGESYMMGEWSAPDPAAVLTVLAADLRQLVPAPLQGLRSLVLPGQPARTRATTAGARSNAAHHYDLSNDFFALFLDETMTYSSALFDQLTPAPVWADLATAQRAKIDRLLDAAEVGAGTSVLEIGTGWGELAIRAAQRGATVHSITLSARQQRLALARVAEAGLTDQVTIELRDYREVDGRYDAVVSVEMIEAVGYEYLPSYLTVLERALATGGRVALQVITMPHDRMRAGRVTHTWVQKYIFPGGFLPSEELLADLVSRHTDLELVDRAAMGQHYAHTLRLWQDRFTAAADQVGALGFDEVFQRMWRLYLAYSEAGFRSGYLDTLQLVLRHRGAAELDTEVTR
- a CDS encoding DUF1365 domain-containing protein translates to MTRARLVRTVIRHSRREPVRHLFAYRSYSWLVDLDEMPTPGWLLRPFAGFAARDHLGDPSASVRANVVDYLAGQGIDLRGGQILMLANARVFGYVFNPLTVFWCHDDTGALRCVIAEVHNTYGERHRYLVSPEANPVVAKQFYVSPFNPVAGRYRLRLPVPEDRLQLAIALEEPDGRTTFEATVRGLVLPATRRTVARAILAHPFETWRIAARIRWQGLRLWRRGLPVVPRDRRLSQEALS
- a CDS encoding NAD(P)/FAD-dependent oxidoreductase, whose translation is MTGDRRRVAVIGSGVAGLTAAWVLARTCEVVLYEADSRLGGHAHTHRLNSRADGSGQWLGVDSGFIVHNDRTYPTLLRLFDEVGVRTQDSDMSMSIRCDGCGLEYAGGKGLRGIVATPRVLANGPYLRMLGEVTRFHRLARAELDTDGDELRTLGAFVRDGAFSAYFTAHFLVPLVAAVWSCPPHLALSYPARYLFTFLDHHGMLTVFGSPTWRTVSGGSGTYVRAIAAGVHEVRAGVPVRTAHRVGESVIVRDDADRVDHFDAAVVATHPAQALRLLDAPTPAESEILTDLTYSTNHTVLHTDDTVLPRRSGARASWNYRLPQCDATPDHVLVSYDLTRLQRLPADADRRFLVTLGDADRVAPEAVLATMTYEHPQYTPRSMVARRRLPSIGDHTLAFAGAYHGWGFHEDGALSGLRAAERVGGQWDTRPSIGISAIRAART
- a CDS encoding SDR family NAD(P)-dependent oxidoreductase, whose product is MTDHLPTHLDTALDRSVVLGYSRIGFRLRSRAWSPLPPQALKGRNALVTGANSGIGKAIATGLADLGATVTLAVRDTTRGDAAAAEIVAAVPEAAIGVQRCDVADLADVRRFAADFLERTDRLDVLIHNAGVMPSSRTESEQGHELCLATHVLGPILLNELLSPALARAAGAQVILMSSGGMYTQALHLDDLEYRADDYRGATAYARSKRMQVALTPVLADRYAEDGISVSSMHPGWVDTPGVATSLPRFRTLTRPLLRSPAEGADTAIWLAATEGLPAGRFWHDRQIRPEHYLRRTHEKPTDRDSLWQFCAAATGVTLR
- a CDS encoding AIM24 family protein — translated: MRSDIFHANNSAQPATQLGLTLQHSRCVKACVNGEVYARQGSMIGYRGQFAFEVKGQGLGNLVKRFATGEGVPLMSCRGQGEIWFAHHASECFLIDLDPGDALSINGKHILAYEPSLGYEIQMVSGAGAFVGGGLFNCVFQGQGRLAITSHGQPIVIPVNPQQPVFADSDALIGWSSGLQTSIVRTQSFGSMLRGGSGEVAQVRFDGAGFVILQPSESNFGATASR
- a CDS encoding DUF4333 domain-containing protein gives rise to the protein MSIPLAFTLFGCNASISIGGPDYAKLEQNIATELDKAYASMSRQVDSVECPRLADDPVAGDTFVCLADLDGNDVRVDVQVEDDDGGVKFTTRDIAFDLAATANGLTTDVSDQMGFPVTVDCGRGLKIVEVGSTFTCTALDTKGGSATVEMTARHEGASSWQLVE